A genome region from Arachidicoccus soli includes the following:
- a CDS encoding alpha-d-galacturonidase, with protein MRRIIIVLLVSGLSSICISSFGHSIEKKLTPKYFLVENIYASSRVQYGVGRLADALRNKGIAIEIIKASSLKKIPSENTIFISQSDKAVFSFAEKLLDIHPEIDSAKESFHLLSSDRNNYVITGADSSGVLYGCLEMVDRLNKQGALPITIDFADKPQMVLRGACIGLQKTTLLPGRGTYEYPITPQNFPWFYNKKLWIKYLNMLVENRMNTLYLWSGHPFASLVRLKKYPYAVEVDSATFIKNQEMYKFLTREADKRGIWVIQAFYNIIVSKPFAEKNHIKTQDRNRPIIPLIADYTRRSIAAFVEQYPNVGLLVTLGEAMQGTGPDDVNWFSKTIIPGVKDGLKALGKKQEPPIILRAHDTYAPDDLKAAKKVYSNLFTMAKYNGEALTTYTPRGSWAALHKELSEISPVLVENVHIMANLEPFRYGADDFIQKCVQAMHKIDGANGLHLYPQASYWDWPHAADNTDPRLLEMDRDWIWYAEWSRYAWNCDRNRKAEINYWAKRLSEKYGCSLDAGKNILIAYEQSGEIAPKLLRRYGITDGNRQTLTLGMFMSELIHPTKYGLFTLLYDSESPVGEMLTQYAKKEWYHQPHIGETPTMIAKEVVENGRNAVNAINAAAQFVHKDNAEFNRLKNDMYCYNMLANFYSQKAKAALCVLRYKYSNKLSDLEDALPYLDSSVQYFSQLAQLTKNTYLYANSMQTSQRKIPITGKDGKNKTWVELLPYYQKELNSFKRNLLALRAHKNKIASNGNVKPLENATVEFLNKDTKTFILHKEESAFLDTTVMFKDLAPNLYGLKGWKYNRNTQIEKGTTLSFKNDQPVQLLVGYFVNKSKTYLPEPELEIDASANNYGQAETKIANAILIPGFPPVNIHSFTFAPGMHNFDLGKGICLILGFISGDKKLNAFDAALGTNGEDRDLDWLFQ; from the coding sequence ATGAGAAGGATTATAATTGTGTTATTAGTCTCTGGCCTTTCGTCCATATGTATATCGTCTTTTGGGCATTCTATAGAAAAGAAGCTGACTCCAAAATATTTTCTGGTAGAGAATATTTATGCTTCAAGCAGGGTCCAATATGGGGTAGGGAGATTGGCAGACGCGCTAAGGAACAAAGGTATTGCTATTGAGATTATCAAAGCATCCAGCCTAAAAAAGATCCCTTCAGAAAATACCATCTTTATTTCCCAATCAGATAAAGCTGTATTTAGTTTTGCAGAAAAACTGCTCGATATTCATCCTGAAATAGATTCAGCGAAGGAATCTTTTCATTTGCTATCTTCCGATAGGAATAATTATGTAATTACCGGTGCAGATAGTTCCGGTGTTTTGTATGGCTGTCTGGAAATGGTAGACAGGCTGAATAAGCAAGGAGCGCTTCCCATAACAATTGATTTTGCAGATAAGCCGCAGATGGTATTAAGAGGAGCCTGTATCGGTTTGCAGAAGACTACGCTATTACCTGGTAGAGGCACCTATGAATATCCTATCACACCCCAGAATTTTCCTTGGTTTTATAATAAAAAGCTTTGGATTAAATACCTGAATATGTTGGTAGAAAATAGAATGAATACTTTGTATTTATGGTCCGGACATCCTTTTGCATCCTTGGTCCGTTTAAAAAAATATCCTTATGCTGTTGAAGTGGACAGTGCCACTTTTATAAAGAATCAGGAAATGTATAAGTTTCTTACCAGAGAAGCGGATAAACGTGGCATATGGGTCATTCAGGCCTTTTATAATATCATTGTTTCGAAGCCTTTTGCTGAAAAAAATCATATAAAAACACAAGATAGAAACCGGCCTATTATTCCTTTAATTGCGGATTATACACGGAGGTCGATCGCTGCTTTTGTTGAACAATATCCGAATGTGGGTCTGCTGGTTACATTGGGTGAAGCGATGCAGGGTACAGGTCCGGATGATGTAAATTGGTTTTCAAAAACGATTATCCCGGGAGTGAAAGACGGGCTAAAAGCTTTGGGTAAAAAACAAGAGCCTCCCATTATCTTAAGGGCACATGATACCTATGCTCCTGATGACCTAAAGGCTGCTAAAAAAGTATATAGTAATCTGTTTACCATGGCTAAATACAATGGAGAAGCCTTAACGACTTATACGCCGAGAGGGTCTTGGGCAGCACTTCACAAGGAATTGAGTGAAATTTCTCCTGTGTTAGTAGAAAATGTTCACATAATGGCCAACCTAGAACCTTTTAGATATGGTGCAGATGATTTTATTCAGAAATGTGTACAAGCCATGCATAAAATAGATGGCGCAAACGGATTGCATCTCTATCCGCAGGCTTCTTACTGGGATTGGCCGCATGCTGCAGATAATACAGACCCTCGGTTGTTAGAGATGGACCGAGACTGGATTTGGTATGCTGAATGGTCAAGATATGCCTGGAATTGCGACAGAAATAGAAAGGCTGAAATTAATTATTGGGCAAAAAGATTATCTGAGAAATATGGTTGTAGTCTGGATGCAGGAAAGAATATTTTAATTGCTTATGAACAATCCGGTGAAATTGCTCCTAAACTCCTAAGGAGATATGGTATCACTGATGGTAACAGGCAAACCTTAACTCTCGGAATGTTTATGAGTGAATTGATTCATCCTACAAAATATGGTTTGTTTACACTTTTATATGACTCTGAGTCACCCGTAGGAGAAATGTTAACGCAGTATGCAAAGAAAGAATGGTATCATCAGCCGCACATCGGCGAAACACCTACGATGATTGCAAAGGAAGTCGTGGAAAATGGCAGAAATGCCGTAAATGCAATCAATGCTGCTGCCCAATTTGTCCATAAAGATAATGCCGAATTTAACAGGCTTAAAAATGATATGTATTGTTATAATATGCTGGCTAATTTTTACAGCCAGAAAGCAAAAGCGGCTCTTTGTGTTTTACGGTATAAATATTCTAATAAATTAAGTGATTTAGAAGATGCGCTGCCTTATTTAGACAGTAGTGTGCAATATTTTTCGCAATTAGCACAGCTTACAAAAAATACCTATCTCTATGCGAACAGTATGCAAACCAGTCAGCGGAAAATACCTATCACCGGGAAGGATGGAAAAAATAAAACCTGGGTTGAGCTGCTTCCTTATTACCAGAAAGAATTGAACAGTTTTAAAAGAAATTTATTGGCATTAAGGGCGCATAAAAATAAAATAGCTTCAAATGGTAATGTAAAGCCGCTTGAAAACGCAACTGTGGAGTTTCTAAATAAGGATACGAAAACATTCATATTGCATAAGGAGGAAAGTGCCTTTTTAGATACAACCGTTATGTTTAAAGACCTTGCTCCCAATCTTTATGGCTTAAAAGGATGGAAGTATAATCGAAATACTCAAATAGAGAAGGGGACAACTTTAAGTTTTAAGAATGATCAACCTGTACAATTATTGGTGGGCTATTTTGTAAATAAAAGCAAAACCTATTTACCTGAACCTGAATTAGAAATAGACGCAAGTGCAAATAATTATGGACAGGCCGAAACGAAAATAGCTAATGCTATACTTATTCCGGGTTTCCCGCCGGTGAATATTCATAGCTTTACATTTGCGCCCGGCATGCATAATTTTGATCTGGGCAAAGGTATTTGTTTGATTCTGGGATTTATTAGCGGAGATAAAAAGCTCAATGCTTTTGACGCGGCTTTGGGTACAAATGGGGAAGACAGGGACCTGGATTGGTTATTTCAGTAG
- a CDS encoding MGH1-like glycoside hydrolase domain-containing protein, translating into MIKKMGKYFLMTCACFFLCKASFAQKNAGFYVLHPSIMQSDIAYYNALDKPEDVVNFVPDAEAYTWMSDNIPLFECPDSTLENTYYFRWWSFRKHLVKTPVGFVFTEFITPVKFAGPYNTISSALGHQVYEGRWLRNSEFINQYISYWLFHDKYLKKQHFHSFSTWIDDAVYNLYLVNKDKSFLEKTVPALDSDYHRWEGERQLKNKMFWQYDVKDAMEESISGGRHVKNIRPTINSYMYGNANALAKMGAILNDVSLEKKYQTKAATLKALVQENLWDDSASFFEVKRPDGKFADAREELGFIPWYFNLPDDQTRYARTWNQLIDTTGFDAPWGITTAERRNPLFRTHGSGHGCEWDGAVWPYATTQTLKGLANLLDNYTHKGKMNAAVFYYNLHKYAWAQQKNGRPFIGEYQDEKTGAWLRNESRSRFYNHSGFADLIISDLIGLRPRADNILEIQPLIPAGKWGWFCLDGVKYHNVLLTILWDKNGKKYKKGKGFRIFENGKEIFHAKKLKKVEVNLR; encoded by the coding sequence ATGATTAAAAAGATGGGAAAATATTTCTTGATGACCTGCGCATGCTTCTTTTTATGCAAGGCATCTTTTGCACAAAAGAATGCAGGTTTTTATGTCTTGCATCCGAGCATTATGCAGTCTGATATTGCCTATTACAATGCACTGGACAAGCCGGAAGATGTTGTCAATTTTGTTCCCGATGCAGAGGCTTATACCTGGATGTCGGATAATATTCCTTTGTTTGAGTGTCCGGATTCTACTTTGGAAAATACTTATTATTTTAGATGGTGGTCATTTAGAAAACATTTGGTAAAGACACCTGTAGGTTTTGTATTTACGGAATTTATTACTCCGGTAAAATTTGCGGGACCTTATAATACCATCAGCTCTGCATTGGGACATCAGGTATATGAAGGGCGCTGGTTAAGGAATTCCGAATTCATAAATCAATATATTTCTTACTGGTTGTTTCATGACAAATACTTGAAGAAGCAGCATTTTCATTCTTTCAGTACATGGATTGATGATGCTGTTTATAATTTATATTTAGTAAACAAAGACAAATCATTCTTAGAAAAGACTGTGCCTGCCTTAGATTCAGATTATCACAGATGGGAAGGTGAACGTCAATTGAAAAACAAAATGTTCTGGCAATATGATGTAAAAGATGCAATGGAAGAGTCAATAAGCGGAGGCAGACATGTGAAAAATATACGACCAACTATTAATAGTTATATGTATGGTAACGCGAATGCACTGGCAAAAATGGGTGCTATTTTAAATGATGTAAGTCTGGAGAAAAAATATCAAACAAAAGCAGCTACTTTGAAAGCACTGGTTCAGGAAAATTTATGGGATGATTCTGCCAGTTTCTTTGAGGTAAAACGTCCCGATGGTAAGTTTGCAGACGCACGCGAGGAACTGGGCTTTATTCCATGGTATTTTAATTTACCCGATGATCAAACACGATATGCCAGGACTTGGAATCAGTTAATTGATACTACCGGGTTTGATGCGCCTTGGGGAATTACCACCGCAGAAAGGAGAAACCCATTATTTAGGACGCATGGTTCCGGTCATGGTTGTGAATGGGACGGCGCTGTTTGGCCTTATGCAACTACACAGACATTAAAAGGGTTGGCCAACCTTTTAGATAATTATACGCATAAGGGTAAAATGAATGCTGCTGTCTTTTATTATAATTTACATAAATATGCCTGGGCGCAACAAAAAAATGGCCGGCCATTTATTGGTGAATATCAGGATGAAAAAACTGGTGCATGGTTGCGTAATGAATCAAGAAGCAGGTTTTATAACCATTCAGGATTTGCTGATTTAATCATTAGTGATTTAATCGGACTAAGACCAAGGGCAGATAATATTTTAGAGATTCAACCACTTATTCCCGCAGGAAAATGGGGCTGGTTTTGTTTAGATGGTGTCAAGTATCACAATGTTTTATTGACAATACTTTGGGATAAAAACGGCAAGAAGTATAAGAAGGGAAAGGGTTTTAGGATTTTTGAAAATGGAAAAGAAATATTCCATGCGAAAAAGTTGAAGAAGGTTGAAGTGAATTTAAGATAA
- a CDS encoding glycoside hydrolase family 95 protein: MKIRNYKIPVFLLCSCFSILLADAQLHDNRDSLLLWYKQDAKKWTDALPIGNGHLGAMIYGGVDTDHIQFNEATLWTDGPRQYAHPGAAKYLPIIRRLIFQGKQKEAEDIATKHFMGLKNNDPVQYEIKKKSWYNKVRKQVRPAGFNYDDADWKHMDLPLVNGWETNGLQGLDGSVWFRTDFKLPQKWKGKNLYVDLGKIRDQDFLYINGALVDSGAGISTKRHYLIQSKYLQEGKNVIAIQVLNYFDKGGFVGVKNKDKIFVLYPAGKTPEDGIALSRNWKYWIQNDNPPAYPQFEASYQPFGDLFIYTNQQGRITDYRRELNLNDAVASISYCRNNIHYRREYWASADKNFIAIHLTADKANAINFSTGFQTVHKTFSLFKVNENTIGLRVKVKNGVLFGISYLTVKVYGHNASVSIIDNKLIVKNAQDATLYLTAATNFRSYKDVSGHPKESCIKYLSPLKSFSYQALREAHIKTYRSYFDKFSLELGGKQELTVPTDQRILKYTDKTDPSLIALYVQYARYLLLSCSPPNGMAANLQGIWNVLLTPPWGSKFTTNINLEMNYWPSEVLNLSACSKPLFRLIQRVATTGKLTAKINYDAPGWVEHHNTDIWGATAPIDASDHGVWVGGSAWLCHQLWEHYQYTQDTSFLRNFAYPIMKTAAEFYTHFLIKDPKTGYLISSPSNSPEHGGLVAGPTMDHQLIRDLFKHCILAEELLNTNAALKDSLKNIYKRIAPNKIGRYGQLQEWMQDIDDSTDTHRHVSHLWGVFPGTDIRWNKDSAMMRAARQSLIYRGDGGTGWSLAWKVNLWARFKEGNHCLKLLNELLRPAEGASGSERGGVYHNMFDAHPPFQIDGNFGGAAGVAEMLLQSQNGYIELLPALPSDLPKGKVDGICARGGFQLDFSWENGQLQKVKIFSSAGEKCIVRYKSYTVTFNTKKGMTYNLNNQLQLL, from the coding sequence ATGAAAATTAGAAATTATAAGATACCCGTCTTTTTATTGTGCAGCTGTTTTTCAATTCTGCTGGCAGATGCACAGCTGCATGATAACAGGGACTCTTTATTGCTTTGGTATAAGCAAGATGCGAAAAAATGGACAGATGCCCTACCTATCGGAAATGGGCATTTGGGAGCGATGATTTATGGTGGTGTCGATACGGATCATATTCAGTTTAATGAGGCTACTTTGTGGACCGATGGCCCCAGACAATATGCGCACCCGGGAGCGGCGAAATATTTGCCGATAATAAGGCGTTTAATTTTTCAGGGAAAACAAAAAGAAGCAGAAGATATAGCTACAAAACACTTTATGGGCCTGAAAAATAATGATCCGGTTCAATATGAAATAAAGAAAAAGAGTTGGTACAATAAGGTTAGAAAACAGGTAAGACCTGCCGGTTTTAATTACGATGATGCAGACTGGAAGCATATGGACTTGCCTTTGGTAAATGGTTGGGAAACTAATGGATTGCAGGGTTTAGACGGTTCGGTTTGGTTTAGAACAGATTTTAAATTGCCTCAAAAATGGAAGGGAAAAAATTTATATGTAGATCTAGGTAAAATTAGAGACCAGGATTTTCTTTATATAAACGGGGCATTAGTAGATTCTGGAGCAGGTATCAGTACCAAAAGACATTATTTAATTCAATCCAAATATTTGCAAGAGGGAAAGAATGTGATTGCCATACAAGTTCTTAATTATTTCGATAAGGGTGGATTTGTAGGTGTTAAGAATAAGGATAAGATTTTTGTGCTTTACCCGGCGGGTAAAACACCGGAAGATGGAATCGCGCTATCAAGGAATTGGAAGTATTGGATTCAAAATGATAACCCACCTGCATACCCACAATTTGAAGCAAGTTACCAACCCTTTGGAGACTTGTTTATTTATACCAATCAGCAAGGTAGGATTACAGATTACCGCCGGGAATTGAACCTTAACGATGCCGTTGCAAGTATAAGTTATTGCCGGAATAATATTCATTATCGTAGAGAATACTGGGCAAGTGCAGATAAAAATTTTATAGCAATACACCTGACAGCAGATAAAGCAAATGCTATTAATTTTTCTACAGGTTTTCAAACAGTACACAAAACATTTTCTCTTTTTAAAGTAAATGAGAATACAATTGGACTTCGTGTGAAAGTTAAAAACGGGGTATTGTTTGGTATCAGCTATTTAACTGTGAAAGTTTATGGCCATAATGCTTCAGTTAGTATAATAGATAATAAATTAATTGTAAAAAACGCTCAGGATGCAACACTTTATTTAACAGCTGCAACTAACTTTAGGTCTTACAAAGATGTAAGTGGCCATCCAAAGGAGAGTTGTATAAAATATCTTTCGCCCTTAAAAAGTTTTAGCTATCAAGCTTTAAGGGAGGCACATATAAAAACCTACCGTTCATACTTTGATAAATTTAGTTTGGAATTGGGTGGGAAGCAAGAGCTAACTGTGCCAACAGATCAACGCATTCTAAAATATACCGATAAGACAGATCCATCATTAATTGCTTTATATGTACAATACGCGCGTTATTTATTATTAAGCTGTTCTCCACCAAATGGTATGGCGGCTAATTTGCAAGGTATCTGGAATGTCCTGCTTACACCACCATGGGGTAGCAAGTTTACGACCAATATCAACTTGGAAATGAATTATTGGCCTTCTGAAGTTTTGAACTTATCTGCTTGCTCAAAGCCGTTGTTTAGATTAATTCAACGTGTTGCGACAACAGGGAAACTGACGGCTAAAATTAATTATGATGCGCCGGGATGGGTGGAGCATCACAATACGGATATCTGGGGCGCAACTGCGCCGATAGATGCATCTGACCATGGTGTTTGGGTGGGCGGTTCTGCCTGGCTTTGTCATCAATTGTGGGAGCATTATCAGTATACCCAGGATACAAGCTTCCTGAGGAATTTTGCATACCCAATAATGAAAACTGCGGCAGAATTTTATACACATTTCTTGATTAAAGACCCGAAAACAGGATATCTAATCAGTAGTCCCTCCAACTCTCCGGAACATGGTGGTCTGGTTGCCGGACCGACAATGGATCATCAATTAATAAGAGATTTATTTAAGCATTGTATACTTGCAGAGGAATTGTTAAATACCAACGCTGCATTAAAAGATTCTCTTAAAAATATTTACAAAAGAATTGCTCCCAATAAAATCGGACGTTATGGGCAATTGCAAGAGTGGATGCAAGACATAGATGACAGTACGGATACACATCGGCATGTTTCTCATTTATGGGGCGTATTTCCCGGGACTGATATTCGCTGGAATAAAGATTCAGCCATGATGCGGGCAGCCAGACAATCACTTATTTATAGAGGAGATGGGGGTACGGGTTGGTCACTAGCCTGGAAAGTGAATTTGTGGGCACGTTTTAAAGAAGGTAACCATTGTTTAAAATTACTGAATGAACTGCTAAGGCCGGCTGAGGGAGCAAGTGGCAGCGAAAGAGGAGGTGTTTACCACAATATGTTTGATGCACATCCGCCCTTTCAAATCGATGGTAATTTTGGTGGTGCAGCTGGAGTAGCAGAGATGCTATTGCAAAGTCAAAATGGATATATTGAATTGCTGCCTGCACTCCCCAGTGATTTGCCAAAGGGAAAGGTGGATGGTATATGTGCAAGAGGTGGGTTTCAGTTGGATTTTAGTTGGGAGAATGGTCAATTGCAAAAAGTAAAGATTTTTTCATCTGCAGGAGAAAAATGTATTGTAAGATATAAATCTTACACGGTGACTTTCAACACAAAAAAGGGTATGACTTATAATCTAAACAATCAGCTGCAATTGTTATGA
- a CDS encoding malectin domain-containing carbohydrate-binding protein, with protein sequence MIRFYINMLLTVKLQLPKSLVCISAFLLFVLIAKSQSYSRRDIIIDTGWHTIADSFNINAYPKFQDEGFKEKNWKHVSVPHNWDDYGGYIRLVHGNRHGYAWYRKEFKIKVPQNKQVFLYFEGVGSYATVWLNGKKVGYHAGGRTSFTLDITDVVDKDNRINLLAVRADHPANIRDLPWVCGGCSTEVGFSEGSQPMGIFRPVHIVITGNVRVQPFGVHIWNDTTVCAKSATLYTETTLKNYSAHEKQVNVINDLLDRDHKIVATQKTIIALSAGETKIVAQTFKDIKQVNLWSLEDPYLYHLVTTISDRTAVIDKDTTAYGIRWISWPIGKKHKTNQFLLNGKPVFINGIAGYEHAIGKSHAFTKEEIKSRVDMICAAGFNAFRDAHQPHNLLYQKYWEERGVLWWPQFSAHIWFDTPSFRKNFISLLKDWVIERRNNPSLILWGLQNESKLPKDFALQCCKLIRELDPTASSQRLITTCNGGEGTDWDVPQNWTGTYGGDPATYARDLKKQILVGEYGGWRTIDLHTEGEYKEDGPLSENRWCQLLEEKIMLANKVKDSVCGQFFWLFNSHDNPGRVQAGEGFRNLDRIGPVNYKGLLTSWEEPTDGYYMYRSNFTSAATSPMVYIVSHTWPERWLKPGIKDHITVYSNCDSVQLFNAVDSISLGTKTKNGIGTHFTWNNVNIQYNVLYAVGYYNGKKVANDVIVLHHLPAAPNFQKLFAKNTTVIESKAGYKYLYRMNCGGPAYLDTYNNLWSADRQLEGNDTFGSTSWTADYKGFPAYFASQRRVFDLIRNTKNGSLFQTFRYGRQKLKYVFPLKDGNYRVELYFIEPWWGKNAGNNCDGWRQFDVALNGTVVLNKLDIYKESGYCTALKKVINTTVKGGKLVISFPNTYSGQAVISAIAIASRNLDLNPAKQPAPIFSVGGVKNDLNDKMTIEDWMDIGQRQYFDRSFSFSHLPADLFGAEWLKMNKTESLLEKGFSLYPRKDIFLYIAINKKAKGDTAWLKGFTDTKTFIQTDRNNGENLEVYKRKYLKGYPIKLKSNYAANFDYVIAVQPITTLVPAYDLKPTTTFNIDKATYSKGIAEKKLDGKPRLQLLATKVSEWVIWKFILGVADYHSFKIKYANTSEKVINAKLELIAADGTIMQSSSVELNPSKPGKWNYINLQSKAMFNAGHYRIQIMFPPNSSKIFLSSFQLQ encoded by the coding sequence ATGATAAGATTTTACATAAATATGCTGTTGACCGTTAAGCTGCAATTACCTAAAAGTTTAGTCTGTATATCGGCTTTTCTATTATTTGTTTTAATAGCTAAAAGCCAATCTTATAGTAGGCGAGATATTATAATAGATACTGGTTGGCATACAATTGCTGACTCCTTTAATATAAATGCATACCCTAAGTTTCAGGATGAAGGTTTCAAAGAAAAAAACTGGAAGCATGTTTCTGTGCCACATAATTGGGATGATTATGGAGGTTATATTCGTCTTGTCCATGGCAATAGACATGGATATGCCTGGTATCGAAAAGAATTCAAAATAAAAGTACCACAAAACAAACAGGTCTTTTTATATTTTGAAGGCGTTGGTTCTTATGCTACAGTTTGGCTGAATGGCAAAAAAGTCGGTTATCATGCAGGTGGAAGAACCAGTTTTACATTGGATATTACAGATGTAGTAGATAAAGACAATCGAATAAATTTATTAGCAGTAAGGGCGGATCATCCTGCCAATATCCGGGATCTACCCTGGGTTTGTGGTGGTTGCTCCACCGAAGTGGGTTTTTCCGAAGGTTCCCAGCCGATGGGTATTTTTAGACCTGTACATATCGTTATAACTGGCAATGTTCGGGTGCAACCTTTTGGCGTACATATTTGGAATGATACAACTGTCTGTGCAAAATCAGCAACGCTCTATACTGAAACAACTTTAAAAAATTATAGTGCGCATGAAAAACAGGTAAATGTTATCAATGATTTGTTGGATAGAGACCATAAGATTGTCGCTACCCAAAAGACAATTATTGCCCTTTCTGCAGGTGAAACCAAAATAGTTGCACAAACTTTTAAAGATATAAAGCAGGTAAACCTCTGGTCTTTAGAGGATCCTTATTTATATCATTTGGTAACTACTATAAGTGATAGAACTGCCGTTATAGATAAGGATACAACAGCTTATGGTATCCGTTGGATCAGTTGGCCGATTGGGAAAAAACATAAGACCAATCAATTTTTATTAAACGGAAAGCCTGTATTTATTAATGGTATTGCCGGATACGAACATGCTATTGGAAAAAGTCATGCTTTTACAAAGGAAGAAATAAAATCCAGGGTGGATATGATCTGTGCTGCAGGTTTTAATGCATTTAGAGATGCACATCAGCCACATAATTTATTATATCAAAAGTATTGGGAAGAAAGAGGGGTGCTTTGGTGGCCACAGTTTTCAGCACATATTTGGTTTGATACACCCTCCTTTAGAAAGAATTTTATTTCATTACTAAAAGATTGGGTAATAGAAAGGCGAAACAACCCATCATTAATTCTATGGGGCTTGCAAAATGAAAGCAAATTACCGAAGGACTTTGCATTACAATGTTGTAAACTGATAAGAGAGCTGGATCCTACAGCTTCTTCTCAGCGTTTAATTACTACCTGCAATGGAGGTGAAGGGACTGATTGGGATGTGCCACAAAATTGGACAGGAACTTATGGAGGAGACCCTGCAACTTATGCAAGAGACCTGAAAAAACAAATTTTGGTAGGAGAATATGGCGGCTGGCGTACGATTGATTTACATACGGAAGGGGAGTATAAAGAAGATGGCCCCCTTAGTGAAAACCGTTGGTGTCAACTTTTGGAAGAAAAAATTATGTTGGCGAATAAGGTTAAAGATAGTGTATGCGGGCAATTTTTCTGGTTATTTAATTCACACGATAATCCAGGCAGGGTGCAGGCGGGTGAAGGGTTTCGGAACTTAGATAGAATAGGCCCCGTAAACTATAAAGGCCTGCTAACTTCCTGGGAGGAGCCGACAGATGGTTATTATATGTATCGTTCAAATTTTACCTCTGCGGCAACTTCACCAATGGTTTATATCGTATCACATACTTGGCCGGAAAGGTGGTTGAAACCCGGAATCAAGGATCATATAACCGTTTATTCTAACTGTGATTCAGTACAACTATTTAACGCTGTAGATTCCATCTCCTTAGGTACGAAAACAAAAAATGGAATAGGAACGCACTTCACTTGGAATAATGTCAATATCCAATATAATGTGCTGTATGCTGTGGGTTATTACAATGGCAAAAAAGTTGCAAATGATGTCATTGTTTTACACCATTTGCCGGCTGCTCCTAACTTTCAAAAGCTTTTTGCAAAAAACACAACGGTTATAGAATCAAAAGCAGGATATAAATATCTATATAGAATGAATTGCGGAGGCCCTGCATATCTGGATACTTATAATAATTTATGGAGTGCAGATCGCCAGCTGGAAGGTAATGATACGTTTGGTTCTACTTCCTGGACGGCTGACTACAAGGGTTTCCCGGCTTATTTTGCAAGTCAACGCAGGGTATTTGACCTTATTAGAAATACAAAGAATGGTTCTTTATTTCAGACATTTAGATATGGCAGACAAAAACTCAAATATGTATTTCCATTAAAAGACGGTAATTATAGGGTAGAGCTTTATTTTATAGAACCTTGGTGGGGTAAAAATGCCGGAAATAATTGTGATGGGTGGAGACAGTTCGATGTTGCATTGAATGGGACAGTTGTTTTAAATAAATTAGATATTTATAAAGAGTCCGGTTACTGCACTGCATTAAAGAAAGTTATCAACACAACAGTAAAAGGAGGGAAGTTGGTTATTTCCTTTCCAAATACTTATAGCGGTCAAGCTGTTATTTCAGCTATTGCTATTGCAAGTCGAAACCTAGATCTGAATCCTGCCAAACAACCTGCACCCATTTTTTCAGTAGGAGGTGTCAAGAATGATTTGAATGATAAGATGACTATTGAAGATTGGATGGATATTGGTCAGAGACAATACTTTGACAGGTCCTTTAGTTTTAGTCATTTGCCTGCTGATCTATTTGGCGCAGAATGGTTAAAAATGAATAAGACTGAGAGTCTATTGGAAAAAGGATTCTCCCTATACCCGAGAAAGGATATATTTCTTTATATCGCCATTAATAAAAAAGCAAAAGGCGATACGGCTTGGTTGAAGGGTTTTACGGACACTAAGACTTTTATTCAAACAGACAGAAATAATGGAGAAAATTTAGAAGTCTATAAGCGTAAATATTTGAAGGGGTATCCCATTAAATTGAAAAGTAATTATGCTGCAAATTTTGATTACGTAATTGCTGTACAGCCCATAACTACATTAGTACCGGCTTATGATTTAAAACCTACCACTACTTTCAATATAGATAAGGCTACTTATTCAAAGGGTATTGCAGAAAAGAAACTGGACGGGAAGCCAAGACTTCAATTGCTGGCTACAAAAGTTTCAGAATGGGTTATATGGAAATTTATTTTGGGTGTAGCAGATTATCATTCATTTAAAATTAAATATGCAAATACTTCAGAAAAGGTAATAAATGCCAAATTGGAGCTGATAGCTGCTGATGGAACAATCATGCAATCTTCATCCGTTGAATTAAATCCTTCAAAACCCGGCAAATGGAATTATATAAACCTGCAATCAAAAGCTATGTTTAATGCAGGACACTATCGTATTCAAATCATGTTCCCACCTAATTCCTCGAAAATATTTCTGTCATCTTTCCAATTGCAATAA